Within Vibrio campbellii CAIM 519 = NBRC 15631 = ATCC 25920, the genomic segment TGGTGTTTCAAGATCCTTTTGGCTCATTAAATCCAACCCATACTATTCGTCACCATTTAACACGACCGCTTAAGATCCATAAGCAGGTGAAGAGTGACAAAGAAATCCCAGCCAAACTGCTAGAGCTGCTGGATTTGGTCGAACTGCCAGAGGAAACGCTCAACAAATTCCCTCACGAACTCAGTGGCGGTCAGCGTCAACGCGTTAATCTAGCGCGCGCTCTGGCGGTAGGTTCACAGCTAATTCTTGCTGATGAACCGACGTCGATGCTGGATGTATCGATTCGTTTAGGTGTACTTAATCTGATGCAACGTATGAAGCAAGAGTTAGGAATTGGTTTTCTATACATTACTCATGACCTTGCGACTGCGCATTACATCGCAGAAGAAACCGCGGTGATGTACAAAGGACAGATCGTGGAATGGGGAGACACTCAAGCGATCTTAAAGAACCCACAGCATCCATACACTAAGTTATTGATCTCTGCTGTGCCGGATCCTGATCTACCATTTGGCAACCTTGTAGAAAGTGAACCAAACTATTCAGTAGATGCCGATGAGATCCGCAGTCGCAGCAGCGTTGTGGTCGAAGACTATGATCAAATCGGACCAAATCACTTTGTAAAACAATGGACTGAGGCAGCCTAATGGATTTGATGACCTGGCAAGATCAATTATCAGATTGGTATGACAATCGGAAGCATGATCAAGTAGAAAGCTTAGAAGCGATCTTATACCAAGCGCCTGTTGCAGTGTTTGGTCCAGAACTGACAGACGAGCAGAGTAAAGCGATCGCTTGTTGGCTAGATGGCTGTCTAAGAGTCTTTCAACACGCTAGGCATCAAGACCATCAAAAAGCCTTTCAAATCCTGCAATACACTGGGGCAAAGCTCGAACAAGCGGCTTGCCAGCCGATGACCGATATTCTTATCAAGGATTGGTGTCTCAAACGTTTGCAGCATTTGACCGTTCTGGCGCTAGAGTTCTGCAATCAGCAACACGATCAAAATGAGTGGCAGCAGCAGGCGAGCAACTTGATCGAGTCACACGTTGCATTGATGCGATCATTAAATTGGAATGAAACTAGGAAGCATGATCAAGGATGCTTGATGGTTCCGAATGAATTTGCCGAATGCACAAGACAGGAATTTTAGATAAAAAAAAGCGAGTTTCTTGAGGAGAAACTCGCGAAGTCTATTCAGAATGAATGTAACAATATGAGCCAATCTATTAATCATCAGAAAGGACAAAAGGTTGTCTATTCGGGATAAATCTTAGTCTGCCCTCGGAACCGCAATGTCAGTGATTTGTAAGAGTTAGGTCTGATTTCCATCAATGCAATTCATTGTTACATTCTGAACCAATTAGTCATGCTTATTACTCAAAAAGCATCCGCTTGATTCATATTAAATCGCCATTTCATCAAGTGCTCTGAATACCATCTCATCCATGTGTCCCTCAAAAATCTGGCGACACACTTTTCGGCGAACGGCTAAGCCTGCGATTAGACGCTCAATGGTGAGATGTTTGACATCGTTTTGGCTGTTAAACAGCTCGACTGTTTTGCTTAATGTCTCGTAAGGCAGAGGTGCATCCCCTACTCGCAAGAAATCGAGCTTGTCTATGAAGTCAGAACACTCTTCTTTGATTGAGGCATAGGAATGCCCTGTCATCGCCGATAAAGCCGTTATACTACGTTCTAGGGCCTCTGGAGAGGTATATTTGGATAGAGTAATGGTTATCTCGTCCGCGTTGATCTCAACTAGGTGCTTTTTCTGCTTCACTCGGCGGCCCAAATTACCACGTGGAGAGGGAGCTTTACGCTGAATAGGCTCAAATTCGCCGTCTATGATGCCTGAGAGCTCGTCTAGCTGCTGCCTCGTAACCATCTCATTACGAAGTGGGTTTGGCAGCGTAGGGGCCATATTACGCTTTCCTGCGTTGGTCGTACGAGCACGCGAGTAACGCAATACTTCTTCCACATCGCATTTGATGTCGATTTGGTAGTCCATCACTTTGCCATTTTCGATCATGGTCTCGATCGTTAAGTGATAGCCCCATAAGTTCACAACAAAAAGATCTTCCGTCCCTTTGCCATCAGACAGGCGCTTCAACTCACGGATCAGGTCCATTGAGAAACGACGCCATTCGATGTTTCGTGCCAGTTTTTGGTTCAGCTCACTCAATAACATGCAATCGGTGTGTCTACGCACCATACGACTACGGAAGAACGAGTACAACTGGAACACCAAGGTGTGTTGTTTCAGAATTTCAGGCGGGAACAAGAAGAAATAATCACGCGTAAGCAGTTCTTCATAGAACGACGGTTCCCACACGAGAATGTAAAGGTTTGGCTTAATGCGAATTTCACCGTCAGCGCCTTCTGTTGGTGCTTCTTCCGATGCAGTGATGGTTCGAGCAAGAAAACGGAAACGATCACTCTTGAAGCCTTCTGGCATGTTTTCACTCAGCCAGCGGCCAGTGAGCTCGTGCAATTGGAAATCAGTAAACTCGATACGATCAATACTGTCGCGGATTGAATCTCGTGCAGGGCCACTGTCTTTCTTGCCACGTAATGACAAGATATCCGTGATGTACAACGGTGTTTTATTGGGCACATGCGCCGCGTCCATGTGGTACTGATCTTTGTGATGATCATGGTATTGCACTGTCAGCGTAAACAGAGCAAACAACGTCATCAGATCGTCCACCGTCATGATGTTTTTCGACGATCGTGTTTCAATCACGGCTTTGGTGCCAGAGATCGAAACCATGGATTTCTGGTAACTCTTGCGAGTGCGTGGAGGCGCTAAGGCTTGGTCGATGATCCCTGCCCAATTAGTTGGAGAAACGACAAATTGATCCGCTTCATCCTTCATCATCGGTGGGGTATTCAAACCATGTTCATTCAACAGGCGCTTGTTCACTTGAGTTTGCGCCAAGGCCTTAGAACGCTTTTGCTTTTCGCTCTGACGAACTTTTTCTGTAACTAAGCTGGTGGCACCTAACGCTGAGATCAGCTGGTTCGGGTTGACGAACTTGTGCAGCATGGTTTTGCCAGCAAGGCCTTCTTCAAAACGTACTGGTGTTTGATGAAACAAACCAATGTTCACAGCAGCACGTAAGCGTTGTTGCAAGGCGGCTCTGGTCAGTTGACCGTCGGTTGCTTCAACAATTTCTGTTGTCGATACCAAACCGTCTTTGCTGCTGAATCCTCGTAAAGAGATCAGATTAAGCAACTCTAAGATGCTCTTGGTTACCCCTTTGAAGTGTTGGTATTGTTCTACCCAATCTGCAGAAGATTCGTGTACCTCAAAAAGGTGCCCATCCTTATGGCTTCTTGGCGCTTTAATCAGAATTTTTTCATCAGCGGTCATTTTAGATCCAGATCACACTAGCCGTAGTTTTGCTATTGTTCCGAAGAATAAAGAAAAACAGATCATAAATAAAGAAAAAAATCTTTGTTTTTTAAATAACTGATCTTTTTGATTAATCTGATCTTATTGATTATGTGATCTAATGATCTGAAGATTTT encodes:
- a CDS encoding ATP-binding cassette domain-containing protein codes for the protein MSEPIIQMRNVIKEFKVGGGFAKEETFRALQGVSFDLYAGKTLALVGESGCGKSTCARLITKVYPASDGEILFNGKNINDITARGEIQDYRSKVQMVFQDPFGSLNPTHTIRHHLTRPLKIHKQVKSDKEIPAKLLELLDLVELPEETLNKFPHELSGGQRQRVNLARALAVGSQLILADEPTSMLDVSIRLGVLNLMQRMKQELGIGFLYITHDLATAHYIAEETAVMYKGQIVEWGDTQAILKNPQHPYTKLLISAVPDPDLPFGNLVESEPNYSVDADEIRSRSSVVVEDYDQIGPNHFVKQWTEAA
- a CDS encoding replication initiator protein RctB domain-containing protein, whose protein sequence is MTADEKILIKAPRSHKDGHLFEVHESSADWVEQYQHFKGVTKSILELLNLISLRGFSSKDGLVSTTEIVEATDGQLTRAALQQRLRAAVNIGLFHQTPVRFEEGLAGKTMLHKFVNPNQLISALGATSLVTEKVRQSEKQKRSKALAQTQVNKRLLNEHGLNTPPMMKDEADQFVVSPTNWAGIIDQALAPPRTRKSYQKSMVSISGTKAVIETRSSKNIMTVDDLMTLFALFTLTVQYHDHHKDQYHMDAAHVPNKTPLYITDILSLRGKKDSGPARDSIRDSIDRIEFTDFQLHELTGRWLSENMPEGFKSDRFRFLARTITASEEAPTEGADGEIRIKPNLYILVWEPSFYEELLTRDYFFLFPPEILKQHTLVFQLYSFFRSRMVRRHTDCMLLSELNQKLARNIEWRRFSMDLIRELKRLSDGKGTEDLFVVNLWGYHLTIETMIENGKVMDYQIDIKCDVEEVLRYSRARTTNAGKRNMAPTLPNPLRNEMVTRQQLDELSGIIDGEFEPIQRKAPSPRGNLGRRVKQKKHLVEINADEITITLSKYTSPEALERSITALSAMTGHSYASIKEECSDFIDKLDFLRVGDAPLPYETLSKTVELFNSQNDVKHLTIERLIAGLAVRRKVCRQIFEGHMDEMVFRALDEMAI